The following coding sequences lie in one Candidatus Nitrospira allomarina genomic window:
- a CDS encoding OmpA family protein, with protein sequence MSSPTDPDNTSSLTTGGIIDLMTSLAMIFILLFAAFITQTPSEARSQLQEHKENVQAALRDHLERLGLTLDSDPHDPLTLLIVVPDNKLTFEFGQSILSHDAVQFLQEAMPFYAAVLCGPLRDKIDSLAIQGHTDDRGDDAYNLKLSQERSLAVMVKGLEAIEAQEPSAYQCFQAMTSASGRGRQDLIYDGNSRVNREKSRRVIFKIRLRSTEQRHMAEGLPTILPSL encoded by the coding sequence ATGAGTTCCCCGACGGATCCGGATAACACCAGTTCTCTCACGACGGGAGGAATCATCGATCTCATGACCTCACTGGCCATGATCTTCATTCTGCTCTTTGCGGCCTTTATCACCCAAACCCCCTCCGAAGCCCGATCGCAATTGCAAGAACACAAAGAGAATGTGCAGGCAGCCCTTCGGGACCACTTAGAGCGATTGGGACTTACCCTGGATTCCGATCCCCACGATCCGCTCACGCTTCTCATCGTCGTCCCCGACAATAAACTCACCTTTGAGTTCGGACAAAGCATACTTTCTCATGACGCCGTCCAGTTTTTACAGGAGGCGATGCCGTTCTATGCGGCCGTCTTATGCGGACCTTTACGCGACAAAATCGATTCCCTCGCAATCCAGGGTCACACCGACGATCGCGGGGACGATGCCTATAATTTAAAATTAAGCCAGGAGCGATCCCTGGCCGTGATGGTGAAGGGGCTAGAGGCCATTGAGGCGCAAGAGCCGTCGGCCTATCAATGCTTCCAAGCCATGACATCAGCTTCCGGCCGTGGCAGGCAAGACTTGATCTACGATGGGAATAGCAGGGTGAACCGGGAAAAGAGCCGCCGCGTGATCTTTAAAATCCGGCTCCGTTCAACCGAGCAACGTCACATGGCCGAAGGGCTTCCCACAATTCTTCCATCGTTGTAG
- a CDS encoding zinc-dependent alcohol dehydrogenase family protein gives MPRIVRFHQTGGPDVLKLEELPLAEPGKGEVRLKVEAIGLNRAEVMLRKGQYLETPQLPSRIGYEAAGVIDAVGPDITDLRIGDRVSTIPSYPMSQYGVYGESAIVPASAAAPYPDNLSAIEGAAIWMQYMTAYGALIEYGNLKTGDTVLITAASSSVGLAAIQIVKATGGIAIATTRGADKKAFLLQAGADQVIVTDEEDLVERGMALTSRKGARLVFDPVAGPLLEELAAVTAPGGIIFEYGALAPHPTPFPLFPALAKGLTIRGYTLFEIVKNPEMLKRGKDYIYQGLESGALKPIIDRTFPLAEIAEAHRYMVSNQQKGKIVVTV, from the coding sequence ATGCCAAGGATCGTGCGTTTTCATCAAACAGGCGGACCTGACGTTCTGAAGCTTGAAGAGTTACCTTTGGCCGAACCGGGCAAGGGAGAAGTTCGCCTGAAGGTGGAGGCTATTGGCCTTAACCGCGCCGAAGTCATGCTGAGAAAAGGCCAATATTTGGAGACTCCTCAACTGCCCTCTCGGATAGGGTATGAAGCGGCAGGAGTCATTGATGCCGTTGGTCCCGACATCACAGACCTTCGGATTGGGGACAGGGTCAGTACGATCCCGTCCTATCCCATGAGCCAATATGGTGTCTATGGTGAGAGTGCCATCGTCCCGGCATCTGCGGCCGCTCCTTATCCCGACAACCTCTCCGCCATTGAAGGTGCTGCCATCTGGATGCAATACATGACGGCGTATGGGGCACTCATAGAATACGGAAATCTGAAAACAGGCGACACGGTTTTGATAACCGCCGCCAGCAGCAGCGTGGGATTGGCGGCCATTCAAATCGTCAAAGCTACCGGAGGAATCGCGATTGCAACGACTCGTGGCGCAGATAAAAAAGCCTTTCTCCTTCAAGCGGGAGCGGATCAGGTGATTGTGACCGATGAGGAAGATCTGGTGGAAAGAGGGATGGCACTCACCTCTAGAAAAGGCGCGCGCCTGGTGTTTGATCCTGTTGCGGGTCCGTTGTTGGAAGAACTCGCCGCCGTCACCGCACCTGGAGGGATTATCTTTGAATATGGGGCATTGGCTCCACACCCAACCCCATTTCCTTTGTTCCCTGCCCTGGCAAAAGGGTTAACCATACGAGGGTATACGTTGTTTGAGATTGTCAAAAACCCGGAAATGCTGAAGCGCGGGAAAGACTATATTTACCAGGGATTAGAATCCGGCGCGTTAAAACCGATCATCGATCGCACGTTTCCCTTGGCCGAAATAGCGGAAGCGCATCGCTATATGGTCTCCAACCAGCAAAAAGGGAAAATTGTGGTGACAGTGTGA
- a CDS encoding DUF5069 domain-containing protein: MKTSVQFKEPISESTEVCDYTLGTAREHQTMNHESEEWEERFRALFESKVTAYKNGERKVDVMFTKKEEDFLRSIGATPQEIFDFVEDWCDAGEPDPETALAITRIRRDYFLNDQQGQYSKFVKITELFPPREASLAGLEWFPRIIEKARAKLYGELPPDLMYSCGADRRFLRKVNVNPIEFLQMVREADDDVDRIVKFVKERSKT; this comes from the coding sequence ATGAAAACATCCGTACAATTCAAGGAACCAATATCCGAATCGACAGAAGTTTGTGATTATACACTTGGAACTGCAAGGGAACATCAAACGATGAATCATGAATCCGAAGAGTGGGAAGAGAGATTCCGGGCCCTCTTCGAAAGCAAAGTCACGGCCTATAAAAACGGGGAGCGTAAGGTGGACGTAATGTTTACGAAAAAAGAAGAAGATTTTCTTCGATCGATCGGGGCCACGCCTCAGGAAATTTTCGACTTTGTGGAGGACTGGTGTGATGCCGGAGAACCCGATCCGGAAACCGCTCTCGCCATCACCAGGATAAGGCGGGATTATTTTTTAAACGATCAACAGGGACAGTATTCGAAATTTGTGAAAATCACCGAATTGTTCCCGCCCCGGGAGGCCTCTCTGGCCGGATTGGAATGGTTTCCGCGCATTATCGAGAAAGCCAGAGCCAAGCTTTATGGAGAGTTGCCACCCGATCTGATGTATAGTTGCGGTGCGGATCGTCGATTTCTGAGAAAGGTCAACGTCAATCCCATTGAATTTCTCCAAATGGTCCGGGAGGCGGATGACGACGTGGACCGCATCGTGAAATTTGTGAAGGAACGATCAAAAACCTGA
- a CDS encoding pyridoxamine 5'-phosphate oxidase family protein → MKPPISDIAFTPSVKALQERMGSRKPFAQMEEGDGWSSTITQELADFVRKQDSLYLATANKDGRPYIQHRGGPKGFLKVLDDRTLAFVDFAGNRQYISLGNLAENHQYFLFLMDYATQTRIKVWGTAEVIEDDPALLKKLSDYRYKGKPERVIRFHVEAWDTNCRQHIPVKYSQEEVDRLMLPLKGRITALETGIEILSRQLRVPV, encoded by the coding sequence ATGAAACCACCAATCAGTGATATCGCGTTCACCCCATCCGTAAAGGCCCTCCAAGAGAGGATGGGATCACGTAAACCTTTTGCTCAAATGGAAGAAGGAGACGGATGGTCGAGCACCATCACGCAAGAGCTTGCAGATTTTGTGAGGAAGCAGGATTCATTGTATCTGGCCACCGCCAACAAGGACGGAAGGCCGTACATCCAACATCGAGGAGGTCCCAAGGGCTTTCTCAAAGTACTGGACGACCGCACTCTGGCTTTTGTTGATTTCGCAGGCAATCGCCAATATATCTCATTAGGAAATTTAGCCGAAAATCATCAGTATTTTTTGTTCCTGATGGATTACGCGACCCAAACCCGAATCAAGGTGTGGGGAACCGCAGAGGTGATTGAGGATGATCCCGCCTTGCTTAAGAAACTTTCTGATTACCGGTACAAGGGAAAGCCCGAACGGGTTATTCGTTTTCATGTGGAAGCCTGGGATACCAATTGCCGACAACACATTCCTGTCAAATATTCACAAGAGGAGGTCGACCGGCTTATGTTGCCCCTTAAAGGCCGTATCACGGCCTTGGAAACTGGAATTGAGATATTAAGCAGACAATTGCGAGTGCCGGTGTGA
- a CDS encoding alkene reductase, translating into MTKLFEPLHIGSLTLPNRIIMAPLTRMRSQQPGNVPHELNAEYYAQRASSGLIVSEATQISQQGQGYPGTPGIHSPEQVQGWKLVTDAVHKAGGRIFLQLWHVGRISHPSHQPDGGLPVAPSALAAENSGTYTVDWQETPILVPRALETDEIPGIVGDYNAGAQNAKSAGFDGVEVHGANGYLLDQFLQDGSNLRTDHYGGSIENRARLLLEVVDSVIEVWGKDRVGVRLSPFNAFNGMKDSDPIKLFTYVLGALDTRGVAYVHLIEPRSSFAGMQDESLEDKPQTSSLFRPVLKTILISAGGHTPVSASEYVENNLADAVAFGRHFISNPDLPERIRQSSPLTPYDRATFYGGDMKGYTDYLPLKEQAA; encoded by the coding sequence ATGACAAAACTATTTGAGCCATTACACATAGGTTCCCTGACCTTACCCAATCGCATCATCATGGCACCGTTAACACGGATGCGATCACAGCAGCCAGGAAATGTTCCTCACGAGCTCAATGCCGAATATTATGCTCAGCGTGCGTCATCCGGTTTGATTGTTTCTGAAGCTACGCAAATCTCCCAACAGGGCCAAGGCTATCCTGGTACCCCTGGCATACATTCCCCTGAGCAGGTCCAAGGCTGGAAACTCGTGACCGATGCCGTGCATAAAGCCGGCGGCCGAATCTTTCTTCAACTCTGGCATGTGGGGCGTATTTCTCATCCCTCTCATCAACCTGATGGTGGGTTGCCGGTTGCGCCCTCTGCTCTTGCTGCGGAAAACAGCGGGACGTATACGGTCGATTGGCAGGAAACGCCGATTTTGGTTCCGCGCGCATTAGAAACAGATGAAATCCCGGGAATTGTTGGCGATTATAACGCAGGGGCTCAAAACGCCAAATCGGCGGGTTTTGATGGCGTAGAAGTCCATGGAGCCAATGGGTATTTACTCGATCAGTTCCTTCAGGATGGTTCCAACTTACGTACTGACCACTATGGAGGATCCATTGAGAATCGTGCCCGCTTGTTGTTGGAGGTTGTCGATTCCGTCATCGAAGTTTGGGGGAAAGATCGTGTCGGCGTGCGGTTATCACCCTTTAACGCGTTTAACGGCATGAAGGATAGCGATCCCATCAAGCTGTTCACTTATGTGCTTGGGGCGCTGGATACCCGAGGCGTGGCCTATGTCCATTTAATTGAACCACGTTCATCATTTGCGGGCATGCAGGACGAGAGTCTTGAAGACAAACCACAGACCTCCTCATTATTTCGTCCTGTCCTGAAGACCATCCTGATTTCTGCCGGAGGACATACTCCCGTTTCAGCCTCTGAATATGTAGAAAATAATTTGGCTGATGCTGTTGCGTTTGGAAGGCACTTTATTTCCAACCCTGACCTCCCGGAGCGTATCCGCCAATCCTCACCTCTCACCCCCTATGATCGTGCCACATTTTATGGCGGAGATATGAAGGGATATACCGACTATCTTCCACTGAAAGAACAGGCCGCCTAA
- a CDS encoding alpha/beta fold hydrolase: MGATASKSGNQEPASGHAVPKAVNYPTLHKTVEVDGLNIFYREAGPKNGPVILLLHGFPTSSHMFRNLIPQLSDRFHVLAPDYPGFGNSSMPTVDEFTYTFDNLAIVIEKFIKKVGLKSYSLYLMDYGAPVGFRLAVNHPERIESLIIQNGNAYEEGLREFWKPFRAYWEDRTTENAVALEAFLNLSATKWQYTHGVRDPEAISPDNWLVDQYLLDRTGNRDIQLQLFYSYGSNLPHYPQWQAYLRKYQPATLIVWGEHDKIFPAEGAYPYKRDLQNLEFHLLNTGHFALEEDGMVIAAHIRRFLDTRKVAHK; this comes from the coding sequence ATGGGAGCGACGGCCTCCAAGTCCGGAAATCAGGAACCGGCGTCAGGTCACGCCGTGCCCAAGGCGGTCAACTACCCCACGCTTCATAAAACGGTTGAGGTCGACGGTCTGAATATTTTTTATCGTGAGGCAGGGCCTAAGAATGGGCCGGTTATTTTATTGCTTCATGGGTTTCCGACTTCCTCACATATGTTCCGGAATCTGATTCCACAATTGTCGGATCGGTTTCATGTGCTGGCTCCGGATTATCCGGGATTCGGAAATAGCTCTATGCCGACGGTGGACGAGTTCACCTACACGTTCGACAATCTGGCAATCGTCATAGAGAAATTTATCAAAAAAGTGGGCTTGAAATCCTACAGCCTCTATTTGATGGATTACGGGGCGCCGGTGGGATTTCGATTGGCGGTCAATCACCCCGAACGGATCGAATCTCTCATTATCCAGAATGGGAACGCCTATGAGGAGGGCTTGCGGGAATTTTGGAAACCGTTTCGGGCCTATTGGGAAGACCGCACGACCGAGAACGCCGTGGCTCTTGAGGCCTTTCTGAACCTGTCCGCGACCAAATGGCAATATACCCATGGGGTAAGAGATCCGGAAGCGATCAGTCCAGATAATTGGCTGGTGGATCAGTATCTTTTGGATCGAACGGGCAACAGGGACATTCAATTACAGTTGTTTTATAGCTACGGCTCAAACCTGCCCCATTATCCCCAATGGCAGGCGTATCTGCGCAAATATCAACCCGCAACGTTAATTGTGTGGGGAGAGCATGACAAAATCTTTCCGGCCGAGGGGGCTTATCCCTATAAACGCGATTTACAGAATCTCGAGTTTCACCTTTTAAACACGGGCCATTTTGCCCTTGAGGAGGACGGGATGGTTATCGCCGCCCATATCCGCCGATTTTTAGATACCAGAAAGGTGGCTCACAAGTGA